The DNA sequence CTTAACATTTTTGTCTCTTGTCAGATATGATAATTAACTAAATATACTCATTATCAACAGAAAAGGTACTCCGCTGGCCATTACGTTTCCTTCACAACTTGTAAATGAGTTGTACGTTTTTCCTAGGAGACAGTGTTAGCTCAGCATGAGTATTTGGATAAGTACGAAACCGTTCCTAAAGTTATTCTTACGCTTACGATCATACACTGACAATAGAAAGCTGAGGTTAGTAGCCATTTGACGGGAGTAATGTATGACGTATGAAAAGAGCCTGCATGCTCAGAAAACTTAATGCTGATCATCCTGACATCAATAGCAGCCCCGTCGTCATCAGACTCCTTTTACGATAAGATGCACAGTCCCCACATTGCTGCCACCTCATTCCCCCTATTCCCATGCGATGTCAAAACAAGTAATGCAATCCAGATGAATAATCAGCAATACACCGGTTGGTGCCATTACATTGATTACAAAACcttgtgtttatatataaatatatatataaatccaGGAAGTGCCTCCATTAAAAGATGTAGTCACTATTACACAGCCCCTTTATTCGTACCAGCTCTTTAAAGAATTATCGGGATTGCtttcacagttgcacacattcacacccagCAGCTGCTATCATTGAGAAAGAGGAAggtgatgatgtgtgtgtgtgtgtgtgtgtgtgtgtgtgtgtgtgtgtgtgtgcgtgtagatGAGGATGAACCATACATGGACATGAAAGGAGGGCCAGAGGTAAGTACACCTGATTCTGATTTTCACATAACTGTAAAATGGGAGAAATTGTACTGGCCTCCCACCGAGCACACAGCTCGTCTCTTTGGCAAAAATCAGGATGACTGACTCAGTAATGTCCACTGAATCATCAGGACCCCCTCCCTTCAAAAGCCCGTTATTAATGCCCTCTGGCAGTTTTTCAACAGAGCCGCAGAGGGCACGGCGTGGGCGCACTGCCAATTTGCTGCACTCTGCTTGTTTGCTCTGCAGTCACTAACAACAATGTCACCATGACTAACAACAGTGGAAAACTGGCTAATGGGAGAACTGATTAGACGCTACATTCCTTCATGGATGAAATATGATATGTGCTATTTATACTGTACGTCTGCGTGCCTAGTTAACGTAATACATACACTAAGATCAGGGAGACCAGTTCAAAAGTACATACTGTCAGCGACCCCAAAAAGGAGGTACAACCTGACCTGACCCGACCCGTACCAGGTGGTTGTTCCACACATTCTAGTCCACTTTGTATCGGTTTGGGTCCAACTTCAATTGCCATAGTTCTAAGGTCTGTGCAAAATTATGACTGGATCTGACAGGACCCAAAAGAACTTGAGAAAGAGCCTCATAAGATTTGCAACGCATGCTGCATCTTTAGCTGACTATAACATCTTGTGATGTTAGAGATTGCTTCTTTTTAAAATTCACTTTTTTGCTAAGTGTAAGATAAGAAGAACCATACCACTCTCATGTGTGTTCGCACCAGCCAGAAATGGCTTGCCTTGCTTTTGTCTGAAGGTATGACAATCTCACTAATAAAAGttatatgtaattttttaaagccgtacaaaaaaacaaagtctaAAGATAACAATTTTCATCACTTTTACTAGGCTCTGCAGACACTTTAACTTTGTTCTCAGGGCCTGTTTGGCTCAGGTCCAGTTGCTCACAGCATTTTGACTAAAGTTTTCCAAAgcacttttgtgtgttttcttactCCATACACGCTCTTGAAAGCTTAATTGAAATCAATTGAATGAAATGATCCAATTATGATATACCTTTTTTAGCTTGCTTTTAGTTGGGCTGAGCTGCCTGGTGTAGGTGGTGGTGGTGTCAGGCTCCCAATCCATCTGTTCACAGGGCAGCTCCACCACCCCCAGCACAGCCTCTCTTAGGCCTGAGAAGTCCCTGCTGTAGACAGCAAGTCTCAAGGTGCAGGTGTGCAGCTCTTCCACAGAGCCCACTTGCAGAACAAAGCTCTGGCTGTGGAGGTCTGGGCTGAGGCTGCGGCGCCGAGAGGTGATCTGCTGAGGGGAGGGGCAGAGGGGAGGAAGGCTGACCCGGACAAACACCCCGCTGCGCCTTCGACTGGTCCCTGAGAGCCCCAGGATGTTGACCATCAGGGTGccacagacagaagaaaagagCAAGGAGAAGTGCAGAAGAGGAGCTGGCTTGGAGGGTATGGAGAGAGAGTTAGAACCATACTTTGATAGACAGGGCTCCCCCTGCTGTTTGGGAGATGTGGCAGCACTAGTGGTTAGCTGACTGCTTTCACTGTAAAGAAAACTTTCACCGCTCACGGTGCTGCGTCGACCCATTGCCTGACGAGACTTGGACACCAGGCTCAGCTTAGTGAGGGACGGCAGAGAGGCTCTGCCATGACTTGGACGTTTATTGGGTGAGCAGGGAACAGCCGGGGTGCTTAGGCGTCGCATCGGAAAAGAAGACCCATGTGACTGCACCAGCTCAGCTGATCTGGTAGGGCTGAGGTCAAAGGGCAGAGCAGTGAGGTCATCCTCAGAGGGAGAAGAGCTGTTTTTAGAGGAAGGGAATTCCAACACGTCCCCATCCAGCTCCTCGTACTGCTGCTTGACAGGCTGGGTACACAGAGATGGAGTCAATGTCACAGTCACGCTCtcaacaggaggaggagacaagaaAACTGCCTCCTTGTCCTCCGATGAAACACTCTTCCTCCTGCGACAGCAAAGGATGCAACCGAGAACCAGACAGTAGCAGAACACAGCCAGACCCACAGCCAGCAGGATCTGCAGATGAactagacagacagaaaacaaagcagTCATGGGTTACTATTGTAGTGGTCATGAGAAACTTGAGAAAGTAAATCTGTGAGTGATcaggaaaaaagaaagcaagtgggagaaataaagagagagagggaaaagagagacaaaagCGTGAAAGACAATATTGCCGCAAACCTACAAATCGAATTAGTTTTGTGCTTTTCAGTGACATGTCAGTAAAGACAAATCTGAAATAAAGCCAAATTCATTATGAACGATCTTAGGACATCTGACTCTAAACATGATCTTGTTGTGTCTGCCCTGTGCGTCCTTGATGAGATTAAAGAGGAAATGTCTCAGGGTTATAATCATAATTGTATAAATGGTATGGTCACTGCTCCTGCTTTGATCCAAAGCAGGAgtgcacatgcacatgcagtgtgtgtgtgtttgcattcatCATTTAAGCATCTTGCTGAGTACACATTCATGGTCAGCATTATGATTTTAACCAGTTAAAAATCCATTACAAGTTGGATTAAACATTTTGTCCCACAAATCGACAACATTACTCTACATGTTTATTCTGTGTGTTCCAGCACTTCACAGAAACTATTTTATCAGGGCTAATACTAAAATATTCAGATCACAGATAACGTTATGGCTGCACTATTACATCAAATTTCAGATTTCCTGAAATTAAGGTTTACATACTGCGATtaacacctttaaaaaaaaaggggggaaatcttgaaaataaagttctgtggGTTTGAGCATACACTGTATAAAATCATGACAGAGCTGCCAGAGCAACTGAGATTGAGGCTGTTAAAGCTGAACCCTGATGTCCATTTAACGTCAGATAATGAGGGTGTATTGGAGATGACTCATGCATCAGACACACTGGTGGATAGTGGTGAAAACAAGGTTGGAAAGCTGTGAGCTTCAGCCAGTGACCATCACAAGGTAAACAGCCAGCAAtgagaatgaaaatgaaaatcattCACTGAGAAAAGCCTAATGTTTCTGTTATTATAAAAGACCGCACACTTATAAATAAAATCCATTACTTATTAGGAAGAGATGCTatgatattttttgtcatagttTAGCTTAAAATATAGGAGTATCTATTGAGTTTAGGCGCACCCCATCTTTgataaaaacagatttgtttAATAAGGAGCTAAACAATGAACAAAATCTCATTTGATTGTCTTATAATGAGGGGTGTGTCCTAATAAGCACCACAGATAAATCATCTCATCAAATGAGACTTATCTGATAGTAAAAGCACCCTGCATGTGGTGTACACTAAAGAAGCAACCACTGTCAAAGCGAGTGAGTGCTAACTGTCAATGCACAT is a window from the Micropterus dolomieu isolate WLL.071019.BEF.003 ecotype Adirondacks linkage group LG20, ASM2129224v1, whole genome shotgun sequence genome containing:
- the LOC123959201 gene encoding synaptotagmin-4, which codes for MSQYTLGVHLQILLAVGLAVFCYCLVLGCILCCRRRKSVSSEDKEAVFLSPPPVESVTVTLTPSLCTQPVKQQYEELDGDVLEFPSSKNSSSPSEDDLTALPFDLSPTRSAELVQSHGSSFPMRRLSTPAVPCSPNKRPSHGRASLPSLTKLSLVSKSRQAMGRRSTVSGESFLYSESSQLTTSAATSPKQQGEPCLSKYGSNSLSIPSKPAPLLHFSLLFSSVCGTLMVNILGLSGTSRRRSGVFVRVSLPPLCPSPQQITSRRRSLSPDLHSQSFVLQVGSVEELHTCTLRLAVYSRDFSGLREAVLGVVELPCEQMDWEPDTTTTYTRQLSPTKSKLKKSVSSQETLGHRKSLVCVPRALGQLFILLQYQMLGQRIKVMVRKADNLTKLTRLPGAPDHYVVINLRQNGKVIGTKETKGASGPNPVWNAPFLFDLPSGDITQLPLVLEFIVMQGRLYTKSSILGRVLIGSDASEAGQGHWKEMCSRGQTETARWHTIQSE